The following are from one region of the Cytobacillus firmus genome:
- a CDS encoding MBL fold metallo-hydrolase encodes MPMTSSTSGMIVNEADGVYCLTVQIVNVCFVRISEKPGDWVLVDAGMPKSAEKIMDAAEELFGENARPKAIILTHGHFDHVGAIIDLVERWQVPVYAHSLEMPFLTGQQDYPKPDASVEGGLVAKMSPTFPHEGIDLGTHIQPLPDDGNVPHMEGWKWIHTPGHTPGHVSLFRESDRVLIAGDAFVTVKQESLYSVLTQEQEISGPPRYLTTDWDAARTSVQKLEALQPDVAITGHGIPMAATVLRESLTRLVNDFDEIAIPDHGKYVDGER; translated from the coding sequence ATGCCCATGACTTCCTCCACGAGCGGAATGATTGTAAATGAAGCAGATGGAGTTTACTGCCTGACAGTTCAGATTGTTAATGTTTGTTTTGTGAGAATATCAGAAAAGCCCGGCGACTGGGTTCTGGTTGACGCAGGCATGCCAAAATCTGCAGAGAAAATCATGGATGCCGCCGAAGAACTTTTTGGAGAAAACGCCAGACCGAAGGCCATTATTCTTACACATGGCCACTTTGACCATGTTGGTGCAATTATTGACTTGGTTGAGCGCTGGCAGGTTCCGGTATACGCTCATTCTCTGGAAATGCCATTTTTAACGGGACAGCAGGATTACCCAAAACCTGACGCAAGTGTTGAAGGAGGACTTGTTGCAAAGATGTCCCCCACTTTTCCCCATGAAGGAATCGATCTCGGAACCCATATACAGCCTTTGCCTGACGACGGAAATGTTCCCCATATGGAAGGATGGAAATGGATCCACACACCAGGTCATACTCCTGGCCATGTTTCCTTGTTCAGGGAATCGGATCGTGTGCTGATTGCAGGTGATGCTTTCGTTACAGTGAAACAGGAATCCTTATACAGCGTGCTCACCCAGGAACAGGAAATCAGCGGCCCGCCCCGCTATCTGACGACAGATTGGGATGCGGCCCGGACATCCGTACAGAAACTTGAAGCTCTTCAGCCGGATGTCGCCATCACAGGACATGGCATTCCCATGGCTGCCACTGTATTAAGAGAAAGCCTCACCCGACTTGTGAATGATTTTGATGAAATTGCCATTCCCGACCACGGAAAATATGTAGACGGGGAACGCTAG